Proteins encoded in a region of the Quercus lobata isolate SW786 chromosome 8, ValleyOak3.0 Primary Assembly, whole genome shotgun sequence genome:
- the LOC115955804 gene encoding uncharacterized protein LOC115955804 codes for MELSKKKTRRGPFTKNSIAFVCIVVSVCCIFVAFISMFRLPEVPVGMYQTAKTGRVSENEKFIGRFGGMMIEMLPEDLAFTVFVPSQKAFERDLRLRVNDGLVGEKMNDTYAIVSRVMGFSAVPRTLSSVMVPVGGEVSYDSISGFPLYITKGIDGMLVVNRIRSERVDIRKGEIVVHVMDGVIMDAEFEQSVQPDYSEE; via the coding sequence ATGGAGCTGTCAAAGAAGAAGACGAGGAGAGGTCCTTTTACAAAGAATTCAATTGCTTTTGTATGCATAGTTGTGTCTGTTTGTTGcatttttgttgcttttatttCAATGTTTCGGCTTCCTGAAGTACCAGTTGGAATGTATCAAACTGCAAAAACGGGAAGAGTTtccgagaatgagaaatttaTTGGGAGGTTTGGGGGGATGATGATTGAGATGTTGCCTGAAGACCTGGCTTTTACCGTCTTTGTCCCTTCGCAGAAAGCTTTTGAGCGTGATTTGAGGCTAAGGGTGAATGATGGTCTGGTGGGGGAGAAGATGAACGATACTTATGCAATAGTTTCTCGAGTTATGGGTTTCTCAGCTGTTCCTCGGACTCTTTCATCAGTTATGGTACCAGTTGGTGGGGAGGTCTCATATGATTCCATTTCCGGGTTTCCATTGTACATTACAAAGGGTATAGATGGGATGCTGGTTGTTAATAGAATTCGGTCAGAAAGGGTAGATATTAGGAAGGGAGAGATTGTTGTGCATGTTATGGATGGAGTCATCATGGATGCTGAGTTTGAGCAATCAGTTCAACCTGATTACAGTGAAGAATGA
- the LOC115955803 gene encoding 26S proteasome non-ATPase regulatory subunit 7 homolog A, translating into MDVIKTQQISGKSIEKVIVHPLVLLSIVDNYNRVAKDTRKRVVGVLLGSTFKGTVDVTNSYAVPFEEDDRDPSIWFLDHNYHESMFSMFKRINAKEHVVGWYSTGPKLRENDLLIHGLFNDYVPNPVLVIIDVQPKELGIPSKAYYAVEEVKENATQKSQKVFVHVPSVIAAHEVEEIGVEHLLRDVKDTTISTLATEVTGKLAALKGLDARLKEIRSYLDLVIDGKIPLNHEILYHLQDVFNLLPNLNVTELIKAFSVKTNDMMLVIYLSSLIRSVVALHNLINNKILNKEHEKAEDSKPVAVPATAGS; encoded by the exons ATGGACGTGATAAAGACGCAGCAAATATCTGGGAAATCGATAGAGAAAGTGATAGTACATCCACTGGTTCTGCTCAGCATCGTCGACAACTACAACCGAGTCGCCAAAGACACTCGCAAACGCGTCGTTGGGGTTTTGCTCGGCTCCACTTTCAAAGGCACCGTCGATGTCACCAACAGCTACGCAG TGCCGTTTGAGGAAGATGATAGGGACCCTAGCATATGGTTCCTTGACCATAACTACCATGAATCCATGTTCTCCATGTTCAAGAGAATTAACG ccAAGGAGCATGTTGTGGGGTGGTACAGCACGGGTCCAAAGCTGCGTGAAAACGACTTGCTTATTCATGGATTGTTTAATGA CTATGTTCCGAATCCCGTCCTGGTTATAATTGATGTCCAACCTAAGGAACTGGGTATACCATCAAAAGCTTACTATGCTGTTGAAGAAGTTAAAGAG AATGCCACACAGAAAAGCCAAAAGGTGTTTGTGCATGTGCCTTCAGTAATTGCTGCCCATGAAGTTGAGGAAATTG GGGTGGAACACTTGCTCAGGGACGTGAAAGATACTACCATTAGCACTCTTGCAacagag GTGACTGGGAAACTGGCAGCACTGAAGGGGTTGGATGCCCGACTTAAAGAGATACGAAGTTATCTTGACCTTGTTATAGATGGAAAGATCCCATTAAACCACGAGATTCTTTACCATTTACAG GATGTGTTCAATCTACTACCAAATCTCAATGTGACTGAGTTAATCAAGGCCTTTTCAG TGAAAACAAATGATATGATGTtggttatttatctttcttccCTTATCCGAAGTGTAGTCGCTCTCCACAACCTGATCAACAACAAG ATACTCaataaagaacatgaaaaggCAGAAGACTCTAAGCCGGTTGCTGTACCAGCTACTGCTGGAAGCTAA
- the LOC115957877 gene encoding uncharacterized acetyltransferase At3g50280: protein MPCPTAFSTSSSSLTSVVSKCVIVPDQKSTLGDLKLTVSDLPMLSVHYIQKGVLFNLPPFPIETLLSLLKLGLSQALSHFPPLAGRLVTDSNGHVYITCNDAGAEFFHVTANGNLFVSDVLAPGHTPDCVKEFYPFDFDRTVSYSAHFKPILAVQVTELADGVFVGCAVCHSVVDGTSFWNFFNSFAELCRGASKINKRPDFTRDCALISSSVLKLPEGGPEVTFDVNQPLLERVFSFSREAIQKLKATTNKKRSSENGDINAVELMGKLSNDTYLKSWLSSNNNNNNNNNRNNQNDKKTGEISSFQSLCALLWRAVTRARKLPSQKTTTFKMAVNVRHRLEPKLDAYYFGNAIQSIVTHASAGDVSSRDPRWIAERLSVNVKAHNDTMVRRFVGDWESNPKCFPLGNFDGATITMGSSPRFPMYDNDFGWGRPLAVRSGGANKFDGKISAFPGREGTGTVDLEVVLNPQTMLALESDSEFMQYVSS from the coding sequence ATGCCTTGCCCAACAGCtttctctacttcttcttcatcaCTAACAAGTGTGGTGTCGAAATGTGTTATAGTTCCAGACCAAAAGTCCACACTCGGAGACTTGAAACTCACCGTTTCAGACCTCCCTATGCTCTCCGTTCACTACATCCAAAAGGGTGTGCTCTTCAATCTCCCACCTTTTCCCATCGAAACCCTTCTCTCCCTCCTCAAACTCGGcctctctcaagctctctctcACTTCCCACCTCTCGCCGGCCGATTGGTCACCGACTCCAACGGCCACGTGTACATCACATGCAACGATGCCGGAGCCGAGTTCTTCCACGTCACCGCCAACGGTAATTTATTCGTTAGCGACGTTTTGGCTCCGGGTCACACTCCGGATTGCGTCAAGGAGTTTTACCCGTTTGACTTTGACCGAACCGTTAGTTACAGCGCTCACTTCAAGCCGATCTTGGCCGTTCAGGTCACCGAGCTCGCTGACGGCGTTTTCGTCGGCTGCGCCGTGTGCCACTCCGTCGTGGACGGCACGTCGTTTTGGAATTTCTTCAACTCCTTCGCCGAACTCTGCCGTGGAGCGAGCAAAATCAACAAACGACCAGACTTCACCAGAGACTGTGCTTTGATTTCCTCCTCCGTGTTAAAATTACCCGAAGGCGGACCGGAAGTAACCTTCGACGTTAACCAACCGTTACTCGAGAGAGTTTTCAGCTTCAGCAGAGAAGCAATTCAGAAACTCAAGGCAACAACGAACAAGAAACGGAGCAGCGAAAACGGAGACATTAACGCCGTCGAGTTAATGGGGAAGCTGAGTAACGACACGTACCTGAAAAGCTGGCTgagtagtaataataataacaacaacaacaacaacagaaaCAATCAAAACGACAAAAAAACCGGCGAGATTTCGTCGTTTCAGTCCCTCTGCGCGCTGCTGTGGCGAGCAGTGACACGTGCGAGGAAGCTGCCCAGTCAGAAAACGACGACGTTTAAGATGGCGGTGAATGTTCGGCACAGGTTAGAGCCGAAGCTGGACGCGTATTACTTCGGGAACGCAATTCAAAGCATAGTAACTCATGCGTCAGCGGGTGACGTGTCGTCTAGGGATCCACGTTGGATCGCGGAGCGGCTGAGTGTAAACGTGAAGGCTCACAACGACACGATGGTGCGTCGTTTTGTTGGGGATTGGGAGAGCAACCCCAAGTGTTTCCCATTGGGGAACTTCGACGGTGCAACCATCACGATGGGCAGCTCGCCCAGATTTCCAATGTACGACAATGATTTCGGGTGGGGCCGACCTTTGGCTGTTAGGAGCGGTGGGGCTAACAAATTCGACGGTAAGATCTCTGCCTTTCCTGGAAGAGAAGGCACCGGAACCGTCGATTTAGAAGTGGTTTTGAATCCCCAAACAATGCTTGCACTTGAGTCCGATTCCGAGTTCATGCAATACGTGTCCagttaa